One region of Pagrus major chromosome 5, Pma_NU_1.0 genomic DNA includes:
- the LOC140996258 gene encoding macrophage-expressed gene 1 protein-like yields MKAAVTLLALSLLHVCSSIPVSRPSNWLSQCRASTNLSITALEVLPGGGWDNLRNMDAGRVMNLSYFQCQTTEDGLFLIPDEVFVIPHKETGVETNSEIISSWLDQRSSTSNGINADISYRSELNGKFSIENQRMKIHQVKDSSTTARVQVRNFIYTVKVYPDFTLDTRFAQQAKEIADAIENNQTRNADYLSEKMVLDYGTHVITSVDAGASMVEEDYLRSSYVSDSASESSSILAQAGFNFFDKVKFDISSQSAQQSSSLKAYQSNITYSLIQSHGGIPFYPGITLQKWQENIRNNLVAIDRSGFPLHFFINTNTFPDLPQPTVGKVAHRVSQAIENYYEVNTRPGCVDVNSKNFNFQANTDDSSCEGPTTNISFGGVYQECVQLSSDAGPLCDALAQKNPDTGDFSCRPPYSPTLLRSEVRQQGYTTYDCHDEIYACGFLWLSHCHRQVCQHNYHVRSARINTYWCSVNGQASDNSGYLFGGIYGPSLLNPLTNAKRCPANFIPLKFLSDGQMICVSNDYETATRFSVPFGGLFSCESSNPLAGSQRQCPPRFSQHLATVSDGCEILYCVQSGLFTGGELKPIRLPPFTNPPLVSMQATKTVMVMTEDDKTWVRVGKTKAWKLATPENIKEMVRQFNPELSQMSSGEKAGVAFGVVGLMALVVIVVVVLVKRRRRVSGFTRAQGYEGIREEVEREEGEGEPLQA; encoded by the exons ATGAAGGCAGCGGTGACCCTCCTGGcgctctctctccttcatgtCTGCTCTTCAATCCCTGTCAGCCGCCCCAGCAACTGGCTCAGTCAATGTCGGGCCTCCACCAACCTCTCCATCACAGCGTTGGAGGTGCTGCCAGGTGGAGGCTGGGACAACCTCCGGAACATGGATGCCGGTCGAGTCATGAACCTCAGCTACTTCCAGTGCCAGACAACTGAAGACGGGCTTTTCCTCATCCCAGATGAAGTGTTTGTCATCCCGCACAAGGAGACAGGTGTGGAGACAAACTCAGAGATAATCAGCTCCTGGCTGGATCAGAGAAGCTCAACATCTAACGGCATAAATGCAGACATATCCTACCGCTCGGAGCTGAATGGAAAGTTTTCTATAGAGAACCAGAGGATGAAAATCCATCAGGTCAAAGACTCTTCAACTACAGCCAGAGTGCAG gTTCGTAACTTCATCTACACAGTTAAGGTATATCCAGACTTCACTCTGGACACACGCTTTGCTCAACAAGCCAAAGAGATAGCTGACGCAATtgaaaacaaccaaacaagGAACGCTGATTATCTCTCAGAGAAGATGGTGCTGGACTATGGAACCCATGTTATCACTAGTGTCGATGCTGGGGCTTCTATGGTGGAAGAAGACTACCTCCGCTCTTCATATGTATCAGACTCTGCGTCAGAAAGTTCCTCTATCTTGGCACAGGCAGGCTTTAACTTTTTTGACAAAGTCAAGTTTGACATCAGCAGTCAAAGTGCCCAACAGAGCTCATCACTTAAAGCATATCAGTCCAATATTACGTACTCACTCATCCAAAGCCATGGCGGCATACCATTCTATCCTGGCATCACTCTACAGAAGTGGCAGGAAAACATCAGGAACAACCTGGTTGCTATTGATCGGTCTGGATTTCCCCTACACTTCTTCATAAACACCAACACCTTCCCTGATCTGCCACAGCCAACAGTTGGCAAAGTGGCTCATAGAGTGAGTCAGGCCATAGAGAATTACTACGAGGTCAACACACGTCCTGGGTGTGTCGATGTCAACTCCAAGAACTTTAACTTCCAAGCCAACACTGATGATTCATCCTGCGAGGGCCCAACTACAAACATCAGTTTTGGTGGTGTCTACCAAGAGTgtgttcagctcagctcagatgCAGGTCCACTATGTGATGCCCTGGCCCAGAAAAACCCTGACACAGGTGACTTCTCCTGTCGCCCACCATACTCCCCAACTTTACTGAGATCAGAAGTGAGACAGCAAGGTTACACGACGTATGATTGCCATGACGAAATCTATGCTTGTGGGTTTTTGTGGCTTTCACATTGCCATCGACAAGTGTGTCAACACAACTACCATGTCCGCTCTGCTCGCATCAACACCTACTGGTGCTCTGTGAACGGACAGGCCTCAGACAACTCAGGGTATCTGTTTGGAGGCATATACGGCCCGTCTCTCCTGAACCCCCTAACAAATGCCAAAAGGTGCCCCGCAAACTTTATTCCACTAAAGTTTCTCTCGGATGGCCAAATGATTTGTGTGAGCAACGACtatgaaactgccaccagatTCTCAGTACCGTTCGGAGGCCTCTTCAGTTGTGAGTCAAGCAACCCACTGGCAGGGTCCCAACGTCAGTGCCCTCCCAGGTTCAGCCAGCATCTCGCCACGGTGAGCGACGGCTGTGAAATTCTTTACTGTGTCCAGTCAGGACTGTTCACAGGTGGAGAGTTGAAGCCGATCCGTCTGCCTCCTTTCACTAATCCTCCACTTGTTAGCATGCAAGCCACAAAGACGGTTATGGTTATGACTGAAGATGACAAGACCTGGGTCAGAGTGGGGAAGACCAAGGCGTGGAAACTGGCTACACCAGAGAACATCAAGGAAATGGTACGCCAGTTTAACCCAGAATTGAGTCAGATGTCTAGTGGAGAAAAGGCAGGAGTAGCCTTTGGGGTGGTGGGTTTGATGGCACTGGTGGTCATAGTGGTAGTAGTCCTGgtgaaaaggaggaggagggtgtctGGGTTTACGAGAGCTCAAGGCTATGAGGGAATACGTGAGGAGGTAGAGCGTGAAGAAGGAGAGGGGGAGCCACTGCAAGCttaa